A genomic segment from Conger conger chromosome 2, fConCon1.1, whole genome shotgun sequence encodes:
- the dhx58 gene encoding probable ATP-dependent RNA helicase DHX58, protein MEKIQLRDYQKEVVQPALEGRNIIIWLPTGGGKTRSAVYVAQRHLETKRQAKVAVLVNKVHLVDQHYSKEFGPFLGKTYSVKSISGDSAEKDFFAKVVLESDVIICTAQILENALRSSEEEKHVELTDFSLLIIDECHHTQKESVYNKIMERYVEYKLEGKAGLPQVLGLTASLGTGGARTLEKTVTHALQICANLDATAIMSSKVNAAELAKKVPKPRKQYDIVERRLQDPFADYLKTIMGLIHDFMGQEDVSRSFGTQDYEAEVVLLTQKGKVERNRMVTQCALHLRQYNDALMINDTVRMEDAFRVLDEFYSSKEASRTGLDGTDIYLFSLFQEHRFQLEALAELPEYENPKLEKLQRILVEQFKEGTTARGILFTKTRKSAQCLHEWVRSSPEMQAAGIKAAILTGAGNLANHMSQGEQRETISQFRTGVLNLLVSTSVAEEGLDIAECNLVVRYGLLTNEIAMQQASGRARAENSVYSVVAHAGGREECRERTNEYLEELSKKAIDQVQQMSPREFRIRVSELQKEAMIARRLAEQRATDNRNLFQATRVRLLCCLCDAPVARGSDIQLIEGAHYVIVNPDVKKCYRLGGQIVLPRTFEDWTPGQKISCAKCGQEWGMEMMYKSVTLPNVAIRNFVMETPAGRMTAKKWKGAKFHVEEFRYAEYFEKSFPHL, encoded by the exons ATGGAAAAGATTCAGCTGCGTGACTACCAGAAGGAGGTGGTGCAGCCAGCCCTAGAGGGGAGGAACATCATTATCTGGCTACCAACAGGAGGAGGGAAAACCCGCTCCGCCGTCTATGTTGCCCAGAGACACCTGGAGACCAAACGCCAAGCCAAGGTGGCTGTCCTGGTGAACAAG GTCCACCTGGTGGACCAGCACTACTCCAAAGAGTTTGGTCCCTTCCTGGGAAAGACTTACTCAGTGAAGAGTATCAGTGGTGACTCTGCTGAGAAAGACTTTTTTGCTAAAGTGGTGCTAGAGAGTGACGTGATCATCTGCACTGCCCAAATCCTGGAGAATGCCCTGAGGAGCTCTGAGGAGGAGAAGCACGTGGAACTAACAG ATTTCTCTTTGCTTATCATCGATGAGTGTCACCACACCCAGAAGGAAAGTGTCTACAACAAAATCATGGAGCGCTACGTGGAGTACAAGCTGGAGGGGAAAGCAGGGCTGCCTCAAGTGCTGGGCCTCACTGCCTCTCTTGGGACAGGAGGTGCACGGACTCTCGAAAAAACCGTGACTCACGCATTGCAG ATCTGCGCGAACCTGGATGCCACGGCCATCATGTCTTCGAAGGTGAATGCTGCAGAGCTGGCAAAGAAGGTCCCGAAACCCAGGAAACAGTACGACATCGTGGAGAGGAGATTGCAG GACCCCTTTGCGGACTATCTGAAGACAAttatgggtctcattcatgactTCATGGGGCAAGAGGATGTCAGCAGGAGCTTCGGTACACAGGATTATGAGGCAGAAGTGGTTCTACTGACACAAAAAG GGAAAGTGGAGAGGAACAGGATGGTGACCCAGTGTGCATTGCATCTGCGTCAATACAATGACGCACTTATGATAAATGATACGGTGCGCATGGAGGACGCTTTCAGGGTGCTGGATGAGTTCTACAGCAGTAAGGAGGCGAGCCGAACTGGGCTGGATGGCACCGATATCTACCTTTTCAGCCTCTTCCAGG AGCATAGATTCCAGCTGGAGGCACTGGCCGAGCTGCCTGAGTATGAGAACCCCAAGCTTGAGAAGCTCCAGCGTATCTTAGTGGAGCAGTTTAAGGAAGGCACGACAGCCCGGGGTATCCTGTTCACCAAAACGCGTAAGAGCGCCCAGTGCCTCCACGAATGGGTCCGTTCCAGTCCTGAGATGCAGGCCGCTGGCATCAAGGCCGCCATTTTGACTGGGGCCGGAAACCTTGCCAACCACATGAGCCAG GGAGAACAAAGGGAGACCATTAGTCAGTTCCGCACCGGAGTCCTGAACCTGCTGGTCTCCACCAGCGTGGCTGAAGAGGGTCTGGACATCGCTGAGTGTAACCTGGTGGTGCGCTACGGGCTGCTGACCAATGAGATCGCCATGCAGCAGGCCAGTGGGCGGGCCCGCGCAGAGAACAGCGTGTATTCCGTGGTGGCGCATGCCGGGGGCCGGGAGGAGTGCAGGGAGCGCACTAACGAGTACCTGGAGGAGCTGTCCAAGAAAGCCATCGACCAAGTGCAGCAAATGTCGCCCCGGGAGTTCCGGATTCGG GTCTCAGAGCTGCAGAAGGAAGCCATGATCGCACGGCGGCTGGCAGAGCAGAGAGCCACGGACAACAGGAACCTTTTCCAGGCTACCAGGGTCCGGCTTCTCTGCTGTCTCTGCGACGCCCCCGTCGCTCGCGGCAGCGACATCCAGCTCATCGAAGGCGCTCACTATGTCATCGTTAACCCCGACGTCAA gaaGTGCTACCGCTTGGGTGGGCAGATAGTCCTGCCTAGGACTTTTGAGGACTGGACGCCCGGGCAAAAGATCAGCTGTGCAAAGTGTGGTCAG GAGTGGGGCATGGAGATGATGTACAAGAGTGTAACTCTGCCAAACGTGGCCATCAGGAACTTTGTCATGGAAACGCCGGCTGGCAGGATGACGGCCAAGAAGTGGAAGGGCGCAAAATTCCACGTGGAGGAATTCCGCTACGCCGAATATTTTGAAAAGAGCTTTCCCCACCTCTAG